In Janibacter sp. CX7, a single genomic region encodes these proteins:
- a CDS encoding MarR family winged helix-turn-helix transcriptional regulator: MHATNPTVAVQLQETLGQVFGLFSKMIARRQALDPQAMSRTDYALLGTLAHCPTEAGIRISKLAESLGHDLSTISRRVSHLETHGLLERLPDPSDGRASTVRLSGDGLQTLLDERSARTGLLGRMLADWPEEDLVDLDRLLTRLAADLAADAQSATHPPSPLQTSGRTAP, from the coding sequence ATGCACGCAACCAACCCCACCGTCGCAGTTCAGCTGCAGGAGACGCTGGGTCAGGTCTTCGGGCTCTTCTCGAAGATGATCGCCCGCCGCCAGGCGCTCGACCCCCAGGCCATGAGCCGCACCGACTACGCCCTCCTCGGCACGCTGGCGCACTGCCCCACCGAGGCCGGGATCCGCATCTCCAAGCTCGCCGAATCCCTCGGCCACGACCTGTCGACGATCAGCCGACGGGTGAGCCACCTCGAGACGCACGGGCTCCTCGAGCGCCTGCCCGACCCCAGTGACGGGCGCGCCTCCACGGTGCGCCTGAGCGGGGACGGCCTCCAGACGCTCCTCGACGAGCGCAGCGCCCGCACCGGCCTCCTCGGCCGGATGCTCGCCGACTGGCCGGAAGAGGACCTCGTCGACCTCGACCGTCTCCTCACCCGGCTCGCCGCAGATCTTGCCGCCGACGCGCAGTCGGCGACGCACCCCCCTTCGCCCCTCCAGACCTCCGGAAGGACCGCCCCTTGA
- a CDS encoding VOC family protein, whose amino-acid sequence MRITGLTIASPDVAATQDAWRRLGTLDREIEVQSGDGGLTAVTLGVADVAATERLLQRRGLVGDASGFDLGGLIWRLAPFVEGEGSTDIVLDHVVVRAGDAERAAADLGARVGLDLRLDRRLTEHGFRGLFFRCGDAVVEVAAPIEPTGEPDSFGGLAWRSTDIGATRERLVASGVEVSEVRTGRKPGTRVATVRDRALGTPTLLIEQG is encoded by the coding sequence GTGAGGATCACCGGCCTGACCATCGCCAGCCCCGACGTCGCCGCCACTCAGGACGCGTGGCGGCGACTCGGCACGCTCGACCGCGAGATCGAGGTCCAGTCCGGGGACGGCGGCCTGACCGCTGTCACCCTCGGCGTCGCCGACGTCGCGGCGACCGAGCGGCTGCTCCAGCGGCGCGGTCTCGTCGGTGACGCCAGCGGCTTCGACCTCGGCGGGCTGATCTGGCGACTCGCTCCCTTCGTCGAGGGCGAAGGGAGCACGGACATCGTCCTCGACCACGTCGTCGTGCGCGCCGGCGACGCCGAGCGGGCCGCCGCCGACCTCGGCGCACGCGTCGGTCTCGACCTCCGGCTGGACCGGCGCCTGACCGAGCACGGCTTCCGCGGGCTCTTCTTCCGGTGCGGCGACGCGGTCGTCGAGGTGGCCGCGCCGATCGAGCCGACGGGCGAACCCGACTCCTTCGGCGGCCTGGCCTGGCGGTCCACCGACATCGGGGCCACTCGCGAGCGCCTCGTCGCCAGCGGCGTCGAGGTCTCCGAGGTGCGCACCGGCCGCAAGCCCGGCACCCGCGTGGCGACCGTCCGCGACCGCGCCCTGGGCACCCCGACCCTGCTCATCGAGCAGGGCTGA